The following nucleotide sequence is from Archocentrus centrarchus isolate MPI-CPG fArcCen1 chromosome 18, fArcCen1, whole genome shotgun sequence.
GTCCAGCTAGCCAGCTGTAGTGTAGCATCAGGGATTAGCGGGTGTAGCCAGGATTCCATACTAATAATCAACAGACAGCTCTCGCGAATGAGGCGGTTATTTCAGCGGGCTCTGGCATTTATAAAGAGCAAAGATGGTAGATTTGTGGGGTAGCTGAACTATCAGTCCTGCTGTCAAGTAACGCTGTAGCAGGCAaggaagaggaccccaatgcaggatacaCCAGGTGGAAAGCTTAACTtaaatgaaaactttattttctcaGGTGCAGAACAGAAGGCAAAAACATAAATACggagcacacagcaggacagAAGGTAGAATAGGCCAAAACAAAGTGAACAATGATGAGGACGTGACCACAAGTAGAGGAAAcagaggacttaaatacacaagagggctgatgaggggagtggaaacaactgggaacacaggtgaaccaaataaaGCTAATGAcaagggggaagcaaaacagaacatcacACACTGGATCAAAAGgtcccaggaccatgacacctgCTCTGCATCCCCACTTTTGCTTGTCGTACCTGCAGTTGATCTGTGTGGTAAACGTTTAATGTCATGGACTTCAGCACAGATGGAAGATAAACACACCTGATCACAGatgatcattttattttctttcattttttgtttttccatctgtgGAACAGCTGTAATCTCCTGAGGCAGGCGCCCTTCACCTCCTGTAACAATGTCATCGACCCAGAGCCCTACATAACCGCCTGCAACAACACTTTGTGCAAATATCCTGCAGTGGACGGTCTCAACTGTCAGTTCCTGGAGGCCTACGCCAGAGCCTGCAGTCTACAGAACATCCAACCTCAGGAGGGCTGGAGGTCAAATGCTGGCTGCTGTAAGATGTGACGGACTCTTATCTTTTTAGCAAACTCTGGATTTATGTAGCTCCCATGTTTCCAGAATAATCTGTCAGTGTGTCCCTCTGTAGCTCCTGAGGCCTTCTGTCAGGACAGGACCTGCAGCGATCACGAGTTCTGTGGTGAGAAGACGGTCGGTGGAGACACTCGCTGCTTCTGTCGGCCCATTTTTGCCTCCAAGTACAGATCGACGGACTCTTTGGGTACGACAGCTGTGACAACAACATGACAACAGGAACGAGATTGGAGGAAAACTTCTAACTGTGATTTTTCTGACCAATATTATGACGTTCAGGTGATCCAACAGTCTGCAGGGAGAACTCTGCTTCACTCACTCTGGTCGGTTGTCTCCTGGAGGACAAAGGCATCAACTACTCTGCCTTACACCTCAATGACCACACCTGCAGGGGTCAGATGGAGGAGCTCACCCACATGGTGACCTTCAGcttcaacagcagcaacagctgtgGGACGGTGATCACGGTGGGTTTGACCTTCTCCTCTTTACCTTCTACAAGCAGCCTTAACTCTTCTGGTGCTCTGTTGAGCTTCTCCTGCTCTAGTTTAGGATCTTTTTGTGGGTTCGGcttcacctttgacctctgtggCTTCTCATTATGTTGGTCATCTGCCAAGTTTATTACAGTCACTCCTGTCACAAACTGACTCAAGGCAAGACACAAGAAGGACTTCATACAAGAACTAGCGTGGTTAACAAGCTGAAACCACAAACTGTAGAGATGCATTACACAGATGTCTGTTAATTAGTGGTTACTGAAAATGGGGTACAGACTTCTTTTAGAATAATTACCTGCACAGCAGCTGTATCATTTCtgagataattgcattaaaaatgcttttaaaggCTCAAATAGCACAAACACATTCCACAGGttcagttcagggactccaattagctgaggtgaagacttgcagacagctagcagctaacaGTTGCCTCTAAAAGAGGCCACACTACAGACTCCAGCCTTCAGCATTacaaatcctttgcagtcaatgtTTGCCTAAAGTCTTAAGTCCATGGACAAATGCTGTTATCTCCTTTGAGTTGCTCCACTAGGCCTTTTCTCCAGCCATTATCAGTTTGCTTTTAGGtttgtatttaataacaaaAAACCTGCCCTGCTGAttttgagatcaggtgactgacttggccattgaaaaATTTCTCGTTTCTTTGCCTTAAagactcttgggttgcttttgcagtatgtttTCAGTCATTATCCATTTACACTGTGAAgcactgtctgatcagttttgcaacatttggctgaatctaatgtgcatgtctgtgtgggttttcttcaATTACTCCGActtccccccacagtccaaagacatgcagtttgtaaggttaggttaattggtgagtcTAAATTGTGAGTGTCAATGGTTGTCTAtctctataataataataataatacattttatttgtgggcGCCTTTCAGGACACTCAAGGTCACCTTACAAGAATAAAACAGtaccataaaacaataaaacacaaaatacataataaaacaacaataagcAAATATAATACAGTACAATAAAGCATATGTCTATTAAACCAGTGAGTGAAATCCTTAATAGCCAATACAGTTAGGTCTTGAAAGCTTGTTTGTATAGGTGAGTTTTTAATTGGGATTTAAAATGGGATAAATTATTGATGGCCTTCAAGGGTAGGGGAAGCGAGTTCCAGAGATGGACAGCTGTATAACAAAACACCCTGGACCTCATTGTTGAAAGACGGACGGAAGGTGTAATGAGAAGCACTTTCTGCCACTTTCTATCTGTAACCTGGATAAGCCCCCATTAATGATGCTCCCTTTTTCTCCCACAAGCCGAGTTATTTTTCACACTTCCTAAAagctgtcattaaaatgtatttgttttttgatgAACTTGTTCACTAACAATATCTGAACGTGTGATCCCACAGACCAACAACAACCAAGTCATCTACAGAAACACCATCATGACCCTGAACCGCTCCTCTGATGTCATCACTCGCCATGACCAAGTCTACATTGACTTCTCCTGCGTCCAGGCTCAGCCGGACATCAAGACTGCCACCTTCAAGATCAGCGACAGGTGTGTGGTGGCTGctagtttttctttcagttacTTTAAGATTGTGAGGCTCAGTGTTTCTCATTATTGCCATTATTTGTTGTTTGTCATGACGTTTGTCCATCAAACAAAgctgaaatgtgtttgtgttctgcagCTCTGTGATCCAGCACATCACATCTGGAAGATGGAACTATACTCTAACCATGAAGGCCTTCACCGATGCTGGCCGCACACAAGCTGTGGAGTCCAGCACTGAAGTGCAGCTGAACCAGAAGATCTGGGTGGAGCTGAAGACTGACGGGCTGGATAAAGACAAAGTTGTGGTGAGCGACTCCTGCTGGGCGACTGACCAGCCATCACCCACCAGCAGTCCAACATACAACCTGATCATAAACGGGTGAGACAGACTCAGAGATTCATGTCCTTTTGATCGATCTCATGGACTCCTGAACAaagagtgttttcctgtctgtgaGCAGCTGTGCAAACCCTGCTGACCCGACTGTGGAGGTGGAGAAAAATGGAGTGGGAACCTCCACCTACTTCTCCTTCAACATGTTTGAGTTCACTGGGAGCTCTGGTAATGTCTACCTGCACTGCAAACTCCGCCTGTGTCCCAACCAGGAGAACAACTGCATCCCGGTAGGCCtcactgccacacacacacacccacacacacacacacacacacacacacacacacacacacacacacacacacacacacacacacacacacacagacagttgtAACTAAAAATTCCAAAATTGCAGCTTAAAGCTTAATTCCTTCAATCCTTCGCAATATACGCATTCTAGTTATTCTTATTCTTGTCATTGTTGTTTCACTTTCTCCCTCCCATTTATTCACATGCTACTACTCCTGCATTTctcagttttaaaaatgtattgatcTGGTATACATGGACCCACAGAATCAATTCTGTCTCTAAAATTCTGCCATGGCTTTGATGTTTTTGTCATACAATGAGGAATGATGACCAAACTGAGACTCAGAAGGCAAGCAAGCTGTAATAACAATAATGTAATAATGATTGCTGAAGTATGCAAAATCCACAAGGCAAACACAGGAACTCAGAAGACaggtaaacagatgctctgacAGGGCCATCAAGGGAAAGGGAAACAGGTGGAGAACAAGGAACAGGTGGAACTAATTAAGCCAAATGATACAAAGGatgtaaaactaaatacaaaatatataataatgacaattacaaaataaaacaggatgtaACTCAACTGGTAAACATCTTACACAGAGACAGGAACTTGACAGCAAGAAATCCTTAAGGAGGCTAGACTAATAACTACCAGAACATTTGGGAACTGAAAACCAAATGACAATTCTAACAGACCTCAGAGTGCAagaaaataataacagaaaatacaaaacagccTACAATAGTAATCAAAACTAATCTGtaagataaaatgaaaataaattttgaaCAAAACTCTTGATGAAAACCAGAAAACTCAAAATAACCCAACAAAACCTACAGATCATAACAGTTTGCATGTATTACTGCACCACTGAATTAGACTGTCTTAATTTGTTTTACTACCCTCTAATGTAATTAAGTTCAGCCCTCATCTC
It contains:
- the LOC115796602 gene encoding alpha-tectorin-like, which codes for MTEPHPTLPGEIVTRTVCTNYYGYCWLSYTIQVKLCHGDYYVYKLTNTYYCYTAYCAETFRPVSKTCTVTGPTVIDIHGQVNSIQDRCAYSLVSTPLVPDFHVLANFQERRRKDVSFLDSVTLRLDGPGVYIHLEQGGRVRLNDSTLTLNSSAQLIYGVELSKDQTGVTAKLSLPNLTASVFFDGYTAQIHFTGPAAPSLEGLCGNSSRSVSELRLSEYSSTSCEIQYHDTADSTINCNNVTERCNLLRQAPFTSCNNVIDPEPYITACNNTLCKYPAVDGLNCQFLEAYARACSLQNIQPQEGWRSNAGCSPEAFCQDRTCSDHEFCGEKTVGGDTRCFCRPIFASKYRSTDSLGDPTVCRENSASLTLVGCLLEDKGINYSALHLNDHTCRGQMEELTHMVTFSFNSSNSCGTVITTNNNQVIYRNTIMTLNRSSDVITRHDQVYIDFSCVQAQPDIKTATFKISDSSVIQHITSGRWNYTLTMKAFTDAGRTQAVESSTEVQLNQKIWVELKTDGLDKDKVVVSDSCWATDQPSPTSSPTYNLIINGCANPADPTVEVEKNGVGTSTYFSFNMFEFTGSSGNVYLHCKLRLCPNQENNCIPTCNGAARIRRSARATYEGEALISMAWTH